In Mixta intestinalis, the following are encoded in one genomic region:
- the ccmE gene encoding cytochrome c maturation protein CcmE, translating to MNTRRKNRLYMVVAILMGLGLATTLVMYALRSNIDLFYTPSEIINGKGEALAKPEPGQRLRVGGMVMPGSVKRDEKTLRVNFKLYDANGVVDVSYEGILPDLFREGQGVVAQGELLTGNRINAKEVLAKHDEKYTPPEIADAMKKNHQSPAAIALPQGGRP from the coding sequence GTGAATACCCGTCGTAAAAATCGGCTTTATATGGTGGTGGCGATCCTTATGGGACTGGGCCTGGCGACGACGCTGGTGATGTATGCGCTGCGTTCAAATATCGATCTCTTCTATACGCCCAGCGAAATTATTAACGGCAAAGGCGAGGCGCTGGCGAAGCCTGAACCGGGCCAGCGGCTGCGCGTCGGCGGTATGGTGATGCCCGGTAGCGTAAAACGTGATGAGAAAACGCTGCGCGTCAATTTTAAACTCTATGACGCTAACGGCGTTGTTGATGTCAGCTATGAAGGCATCCTGCCCGATCTGTTTCGGGAAGGGCAGGGCGTTGTGGCGCAGGGCGAGTTGCTGACGGGCAACCGGATCAACGCGAAAGAGGTGCTGGCGAAACATGATGAGAAATATACGCCGCCGGAAATTGCTGACGCGATGAAGAAGAATCATCAAAGTCCGGCAGCGATAGCGCTGCCGCAGGGTGGCCGCCCATGA
- the ccmD gene encoding heme exporter protein CcmD: MNLAFSSWQDFLAMGGYGFYVWLAVSFTLLPLALLIAHTFWQRRQLLKSVHQHQARERRIRAAKMKQAASQAAGE; the protein is encoded by the coding sequence ATGAATCTCGCATTTTCATCATGGCAGGATTTTCTGGCGATGGGCGGCTACGGCTTTTATGTCTGGCTGGCCGTCAGCTTTACGCTGCTGCCGCTGGCGCTGTTGATTGCGCATACCTTCTGGCAGCGTCGCCAGCTGTTAAAAAGCGTGCACCAGCATCAGGCGCGTGAACGTCGCATCAGGGCGGCAAAAATGAAACAGGCCGCAAGCCAGGCGGCAGGAGAATAA
- a CDS encoding heme ABC transporter permease: MWKWIHQLAKPERLYQFSGRLVPWFGLAAALALLIGWIWGFGFAPPDYQQGESYRIIYIHVPAAIWSMGVYSAMAVAAFIGLVWQMKMADLAAAAMAPVGATFTFIALVTGSAWGKPMWGTWWIWDARLTSELVLLFLYMGVIALYNAFDDRRLAGRAAGILILVGVVNIPIIHFSVQWWNTLHQGSSGAMQQAIAPVMRSPLRWSIVGYLLLFISLTLMRLRNLILLTERHRPWVAALVNRKGDAV, translated from the coding sequence ATGTGGAAATGGATTCATCAGCTGGCTAAGCCGGAACGGCTTTATCAGTTTAGTGGCCGACTGGTTCCCTGGTTCGGCCTGGCGGCGGCACTGGCATTACTTATTGGCTGGATTTGGGGATTTGGTTTTGCTCCGCCCGACTATCAGCAGGGCGAAAGCTATCGCATCATCTATATCCATGTGCCTGCCGCGATCTGGTCGATGGGCGTTTACAGCGCGATGGCCGTAGCGGCCTTTATCGGCCTGGTGTGGCAAATGAAAATGGCTGATTTAGCCGCCGCTGCGATGGCTCCGGTCGGCGCTACCTTTACTTTTATCGCGCTGGTAACCGGTTCCGCATGGGGCAAGCCGATGTGGGGCACCTGGTGGATTTGGGATGCGCGTTTAACCTCCGAGCTGGTGCTGCTGTTTCTCTATATGGGGGTTATTGCGCTCTACAATGCTTTTGACGATCGGCGTCTTGCCGGACGTGCCGCCGGGATTTTAATTCTCGTCGGTGTGGTCAATATTCCCATCATCCATTTTTCCGTACAGTGGTGGAACACGCTGCATCAGGGATCATCCGGCGCGATGCAGCAGGCGATAGCGCCCGTCATGCGCAGCCCGCTGCGCTGGTCAATCGTTGGCTACCTGCTGTTATTTATCTCCCTGACGCTGATGCGTCTGCGTAACCTGATTTTGCTGACCGAACGCCATCGCCCCTGGGTTGCCGCGCTGGTAAACCGAAAAGGAGACGCCGTATGA
- the ccmB gene encoding heme exporter protein CcmB, producing the protein MLWRVIGRELRIAFRSGSEVINPLWFFLIVITLFPLGIGPEPQLLARIAPGVVWVAALLSSLLALERLFRDDFADGSLEQLLLLPTPLPVTVLGKVIAHWTITGLPLLLLSPLAALLLSLNFASWWALALTLLLGTPVFSFLGAIGVALTVGLRRGGILLSLLVLPLAVPVLIFASAAIDAAGMGLPINGYLAILGAMLAASASLAPFATAAALRISLH; encoded by the coding sequence ATGCTGTGGCGCGTGATCGGCCGGGAACTGCGCATCGCTTTTCGTAGCGGTTCTGAAGTCATTAATCCGCTGTGGTTTTTTTTAATCGTGATTACGCTGTTTCCGCTGGGGATTGGCCCTGAACCGCAGCTGCTGGCGCGCATTGCGCCGGGCGTGGTGTGGGTAGCCGCGTTACTCTCTTCGTTGCTGGCGCTGGAAAGGCTGTTTCGCGATGATTTTGCCGATGGATCGCTGGAACAGCTGCTGTTGCTGCCGACGCCGTTGCCGGTCACGGTGCTGGGAAAGGTCATCGCGCACTGGACGATCACCGGTTTGCCGCTGCTGCTGCTTTCACCACTGGCAGCACTGTTACTGTCGCTCAACTTTGCCAGCTGGTGGGCATTGGCGCTGACGCTATTGCTGGGCACGCCTGTTTTCAGCTTTCTGGGCGCGATCGGTGTGGCGTTAACCGTTGGCCTGCGCCGTGGCGGTATCTTACTGAGTTTGCTGGTGCTGCCGCTGGCGGTGCCGGTGCTTATTTTCGCCAGCGCGGCAATTGACGCAGCCGGTATGGGGTTACCCATTAACGGCTATCTGGCGATTTTGGGCGCTATGCTGGCGGCCAGTGCAAGCCTTGCGCCATTCGCTACGGCAGCGGCGTTACGTATCAGCCTGCACTGA
- the ccmA gene encoding cytochrome c biogenesis heme-transporting ATPase CcmA yields the protein MLEAINLTCVRDERVLFSDLHFAVNRGDIVQIEGPNGAGKTSLLRLLAGLSRAERGEVCWQEEPLRRQRERWHRDLLFLGHQPGVKSVLSPLENLAFYHAECSEEQHFAALEAVDLLGLEEVAVAQLSAGQQRRVALARLWLSKAPVWILDEPLTAIDVNGVEKLMALFVQHARHGGLVILTTHQPLPSAAWPLRKISLTAGEIS from the coding sequence ATGCTGGAAGCCATCAATCTGACCTGTGTACGCGATGAACGCGTGCTGTTCAGCGATCTTCATTTTGCGGTAAATCGCGGCGATATCGTCCAGATTGAAGGACCGAACGGTGCCGGTAAAACCTCGCTGTTGCGCCTGTTGGCAGGGCTTAGCCGCGCCGAGCGGGGTGAAGTGTGCTGGCAGGAAGAGCCGCTACGTCGACAGCGGGAACGCTGGCATCGCGATCTGCTGTTTCTCGGGCACCAGCCTGGGGTAAAAAGCGTGCTTTCGCCGCTGGAAAATCTCGCTTTTTATCATGCCGAATGTTCTGAAGAACAGCATTTTGCCGCTCTGGAGGCTGTCGATCTGCTGGGCCTTGAAGAGGTTGCCGTAGCGCAGCTCTCAGCAGGGCAGCAGCGGCGCGTGGCGTTGGCGCGGCTGTGGCTCAGCAAAGCGCCGGTCTGGATCCTTGATGAACCCCTGACGGCGATAGATGTTAACGGGGTAGAAAAACTGATGGCGCTCTTTGTGCAACACGCGCGGCATGGCGGCCTGGTTATTTTGACCACGCATCAGCCGTTGCCCTCTGCTGCCTGGCCGCTGCGAAAAATAAGCCTGACGGCAGGAGAGATAAGCTAA
- a CDS encoding formate/nitrite transporter family protein, with protein MSSQQQQEHEPEVESEEKEHGKEIEVDEKRLPSRAAAIHEQIRQDGEKELERDGMALLWSAIAAGLSMGASLMAKGIFQTHLTDVPGAFLLENLGYTFGFIIVIMARQQLFTENTVTAVLPVMHKPSGSNFLLLLRLWGIVLLGNLIGTGLAALAFTHMPIFDDPTRLAFTHISEKVMANPPGEMFANAIVAGWIIATMVWMFPSAAAAKVLIIVVMTWLVALGDLSHIVVGSVEVWYLVFTGDLPWQAFIWPFALPTLVGNIIGGTFIFALLSHAQIRNDMSNKAKAEAEAKRKRQEKTGKKAT; from the coding sequence ATGTCATCGCAACAGCAGCAGGAACATGAACCGGAAGTCGAGAGCGAAGAGAAGGAGCATGGCAAAGAGATAGAAGTAGATGAAAAGCGACTTCCCTCACGCGCCGCGGCTATTCACGAGCAGATACGTCAGGATGGAGAGAAAGAACTGGAACGGGATGGCATGGCACTACTGTGGTCAGCTATCGCCGCCGGGCTTTCTATGGGGGCTTCACTGATGGCAAAAGGTATCTTTCAAACGCACCTGACAGACGTCCCGGGCGCATTTCTGCTGGAGAATTTAGGTTATACCTTCGGCTTTATTATTGTCATTATGGCTCGTCAGCAGCTGTTTACTGAAAATACGGTCACAGCCGTATTGCCAGTAATGCATAAACCATCCGGCAGTAATTTCCTGCTGTTGCTGCGTCTGTGGGGCATCGTGCTGCTGGGCAACCTGATCGGTACCGGGCTGGCGGCGCTGGCCTTTACGCATATGCCCATCTTTGACGACCCGACACGCCTTGCCTTTACCCATATCAGTGAAAAAGTTATGGCGAATCCGCCTGGTGAGATGTTTGCAAATGCCATTGTAGCTGGCTGGATTATCGCCACTATGGTCTGGATGTTTCCTTCGGCTGCCGCCGCGAAAGTGCTAATTATTGTGGTGATGACCTGGCTGGTAGCCCTGGGCGATCTGTCACATATTGTCGTGGGTTCGGTAGAAGTCTGGTATCTGGTTTTTACCGGCGATCTTCCCTGGCAGGCATTTATCTGGCCCTTCGCCCTGCCCACTCTTGTTGGCAATATTATCGGCGGCACCTTTATCTTTGCGCTGCTCAGCCACGCGCAAATTCGTAACGATATGAGTAATAAAGCAAAAGCGGAGGCCGAAGCAAAACGCAAAAGGCAGGAGAAAACCGGCAAAAAGGCCACCTGA
- a CDS encoding tyrosine-type recombinase/integrase, whose product MALNELSPKKVENAKPKETDYKLTDGGSLYLLVKKNGTKAWRMNYRFNGKQATLALGVFPDVSLALARKRRDEARQLLADGVDPRVSKKAAPTEPTSATFQTIALEWHKGSIGHPSWKEITRIKILREMENHIFPFIGNKPIDSLKTSDLLPLLVRMSDQGIGATTGRVKTTLASVFRYAIQRGIVEYNPTHDLRGAIASPKIKHRPALPLERLPELISKIDSYTGRPLTKLAVLFSLHTFVRSSELRHARWGEINFETAMWTIPAQRKRIEGVKYSERGAKMGSIHYVPLSNEAIDVLEAIKKISGEYELIFPGDSNPYKPMSENTVNKSLRIMGYDTQADICLHGFRAMACSALTESGLWSRDAVERQMSHQERNEVRAAYVHLAQHMQERRRMMQWWSHYIISNCESYIAPYEISEKPLTMLKVVK is encoded by the coding sequence ATGGCACTAAATGAGCTATCACCTAAGAAAGTTGAAAACGCTAAACCCAAAGAAACAGACTACAAACTGACGGATGGGGGCAGCCTGTATCTTTTAGTTAAAAAGAACGGGACCAAGGCATGGCGAATGAACTACAGATTTAACGGCAAACAAGCTACGCTGGCTTTGGGCGTTTTCCCAGACGTTTCGCTGGCACTTGCCCGTAAGCGCAGAGATGAAGCAAGGCAACTTTTAGCCGACGGTGTTGACCCCAGAGTATCTAAAAAAGCAGCGCCAACAGAACCCACCTCGGCTACATTCCAGACAATCGCTTTAGAGTGGCATAAAGGCTCTATAGGCCATCCCTCATGGAAAGAGATTACCCGCATTAAAATTTTAAGAGAAATGGAAAATCATATTTTCCCATTTATCGGAAATAAACCCATCGATTCATTAAAAACAAGTGATCTGTTGCCATTATTGGTGAGGATGAGTGATCAGGGAATTGGAGCGACAACAGGAAGAGTGAAAACTACTCTTGCAAGTGTTTTCCGGTACGCTATTCAGCGTGGAATTGTTGAATACAACCCTACCCATGATCTAAGAGGAGCAATTGCCAGCCCCAAAATAAAGCATCGCCCTGCACTTCCGTTAGAACGATTACCCGAATTAATATCAAAAATTGATAGCTATACTGGGAGACCGTTAACTAAGTTGGCGGTATTATTTTCCCTTCATACTTTTGTTCGCTCCAGTGAACTGAGACATGCAAGATGGGGGGAAATTAATTTTGAAACTGCAATGTGGACTATTCCTGCTCAAAGAAAAAGAATTGAGGGGGTAAAATATTCAGAACGCGGGGCAAAAATGGGTAGTATTCATTATGTTCCATTATCTAATGAAGCTATTGATGTTCTCGAAGCCATTAAAAAAATAAGTGGTGAGTATGAGCTTATTTTCCCCGGAGATAGTAACCCTTACAAGCCGATGAGTGAGAACACAGTTAATAAGTCATTGAGGATTATGGGGTACGACACGCAGGCGGACATTTGCCTTCACGGATTTAGAGCAATGGCGTGCTCAGCCCTGACAGAATCAGGGTTATGGTCTAGGGATGCAGTGGAACGGCAAATGAGCCATCAAGAACGAAATGAAGTGCGAGCGGCTTATGTTCACCTGGCACAACACATGCAAGAACGCCGGAGAATGATGCAATGGTGGTCACATTATATAATCAGCAATTGTGAAAGTTATATTGCACCCTATGAAATTAGTGAAAAACCATTGACAATGCTTAAGGTGGTCAAATAA
- a CDS encoding helix-turn-helix transcriptional regulator yields MTIKNYPLSGNARAKHTADFLNISSVTLWRWTKNKPGFPQATRLTERVTIYDAQEIRQWVKAQSAGIKGI; encoded by the coding sequence ATGACAATCAAAAATTACCCCCTGTCAGGCAATGCCAGAGCTAAACATACTGCTGATTTTCTCAACATCAGTTCAGTGACTCTCTGGCGCTGGACCAAAAATAAACCCGGTTTTCCACAGGCGACTCGATTAACCGAGAGAGTAACAATCTACGATGCACAAGAAATTAGGCAGTGGGTTAAAGCACAATCAGCGGGAATAAAGGGAATATAA
- a CDS encoding host cell division inhibitor Icd-like protein — protein MAKQKCTWLFAAINRSQRNARPVMLRITADNERSARRRLAPDYVLSFAGRIPCGGEHA, from the coding sequence ATGGCTAAACAGAAGTGTACCTGGTTATTTGCGGCGATCAACCGCAGTCAACGCAATGCCCGCCCCGTGATGTTAAGGATCACCGCAGATAACGAGCGGTCAGCGCGGCGCAGACTTGCCCCGGACTATGTGCTGAGCTTTGCCGGTCGCATTCCCTGCGGAGGTGAACATGCGTAA
- a CDS encoding DUF5375 family protein: MNQPQVSIFPAEMTTALYRRAIASAWRQKTLNETGSDQYGPHSLTVERIEMAIALHIECALINEYGEAQGAAAALALLTDMLEPSLLTAPPVLTARGCEVMAELYRTLPAAFDDFCSTGVALYQGEV, encoded by the coding sequence ATGAACCAGCCGCAGGTTTCCATTTTCCCGGCAGAAATGACTACCGCGTTGTACCGGCGGGCTATTGCGTCGGCATGGCGGCAGAAAACTCTGAACGAAACCGGCAGCGATCAGTATGGTCCGCACAGCCTGACGGTTGAGCGTATTGAAATGGCCATTGCGCTGCATATCGAATGCGCACTGATTAACGAGTACGGCGAAGCACAGGGAGCCGCTGCTGCGCTGGCACTGCTGACTGACATGCTGGAGCCGTCACTGCTGACCGCGCCGCCGGTACTGACCGCGCGCGGCTGTGAAGTGATGGCGGAGCTGTACCGCACGCTTCCGGCGGCCTTTGATGATTTCTGCAGCACAGGTGTGGCGCTGTATCAGGGGGAAGTATGA
- a CDS encoding TOPRIM and DUF927 domain-containing protein, with the protein MTTQTVTQISAAARGKWPVILQMLRIDVPENGRHGPCPKCGGKDRFRLDDLDGRGTWICSQCGNGDGLDLVKLMTGYGVRKAAQEVAQVLNVPDVQELPVKPARQKAPKRDMSLTVAALMKESHTGESPYLTGKGFAGYPASLTGSVQHISGKDFPAGSLLLPLTTNAGAVTGAQLIAPTGEKSILPGSTMKGAFVALSPLPPEPPVQVVITEGYATALTVSQLTAGCVVAAISAGNLPNVAQSLRARWPEVKIIIAGDNDFQDGGENPGRSFAERAAKAVGGWMTLPPGEIKADWNDFHREHGITRAREAFRNGLVLCGEGRTQLPHGFRLTQEYLWYEKQVQRNGETEIQNVKICNPLRVTAITCDADGGNFGRLLEWEDTWGERRRWAMPMEMLSGSGEELRRVLLVNGLSYISTTGEARARLMEYISLCKPERRVTCVSRTGWHGQVYVLQDEVSGEGAEGVILQTTSVQGRDFRVSGTTEEWREHVSRYCTGNSRVAFAVSLAFAAPLLRLVGMDGGGYHLKGESTDGKTTTMKAATSVCGGPDYWQTWRATGNALEGCASRRNDAAMMLDEIREVDGREAGNIAYMLANGQGKGRAGTDGELRTRKQWRLLFFSTGELSLTEHAAKAGERTFAGMEVRMIQIPSDSGKFGVFEELHGFDSGKALAEHLEWATSSYYGSPFREWLKALTADLNGLTAQAKSLMKEYTAALTPKDAGNQVGRAVNRFALVAMAGELATRLGITGWPEGEALRATRVCLNAWLKDRGHTANQEDIAALEQVRSFFTANQYSRFADWHDERNRPGNMVGWRRVEKGSTAQGTEAVTTFYVMPSGWKEICRGFDPRKVARLCADRGYLLPSTDGKLQTNIRPPEMNPRRLYVFNSEVPG; encoded by the coding sequence ATGACAACACAGACGGTTACGCAGATTTCAGCCGCCGCGCGGGGGAAATGGCCCGTTATTCTGCAGATGCTGCGTATTGATGTACCTGAAAACGGCAGGCACGGTCCCTGCCCGAAATGTGGGGGCAAGGATCGTTTTCGCCTCGATGACCTTGACGGGCGCGGGACGTGGATTTGCAGCCAGTGCGGCAATGGTGACGGTCTGGATCTGGTTAAGCTCATGACCGGCTACGGCGTCAGAAAGGCCGCGCAGGAGGTGGCGCAGGTGCTTAATGTGCCGGATGTGCAGGAACTGCCCGTTAAGCCCGCCAGGCAAAAAGCCCCTAAACGCGACATGAGCCTTACCGTGGCGGCGCTGATGAAAGAGAGCCACACGGGAGAAAGCCCCTATCTGACCGGGAAAGGGTTTGCCGGATACCCGGCCTCCCTGACCGGGAGCGTGCAGCATATCAGCGGCAAGGATTTTCCTGCCGGTTCCCTGCTGCTACCGCTCACCACCAATGCCGGAGCCGTGACCGGTGCGCAGCTTATCGCCCCGACGGGTGAAAAAAGCATACTGCCCGGCAGCACGATGAAAGGCGCGTTTGTGGCGCTCAGCCCGTTACCGCCTGAACCGCCGGTACAGGTGGTGATTACCGAAGGTTACGCCACGGCGCTGACGGTAAGCCAGCTCACCGCCGGATGCGTAGTGGCTGCCATATCTGCGGGCAACCTGCCCAACGTGGCGCAGTCGCTGCGGGCACGCTGGCCTGAGGTAAAAATTATCATCGCCGGTGATAACGATTTTCAGGACGGGGGCGAAAACCCCGGCAGATCCTTTGCTGAACGGGCGGCAAAAGCCGTTGGCGGCTGGATGACGCTGCCACCGGGAGAGATTAAGGCTGACTGGAATGATTTCCATCGGGAGCACGGTATTACCCGCGCCCGTGAAGCCTTTCGTAACGGTCTGGTGCTGTGTGGGGAAGGCCGCACGCAGCTGCCGCACGGGTTCCGTCTTACCCAGGAATATCTCTGGTATGAAAAACAGGTACAGCGCAACGGCGAGACGGAGATCCAGAACGTCAAAATATGCAACCCGCTGCGCGTGACGGCAATCACCTGCGATGCCGATGGCGGTAACTTCGGGCGACTGCTGGAGTGGGAAGATACGTGGGGAGAGCGCCGCCGCTGGGCGATGCCAATGGAAATGCTGAGCGGCAGCGGTGAGGAGCTGCGCCGGGTACTACTGGTTAACGGGCTTTCCTATATCAGCACCACCGGCGAGGCCCGCGCCCGCCTGATGGAATATATCTCGCTGTGTAAACCGGAACGCCGCGTGACCTGCGTCAGCCGCACCGGCTGGCATGGTCAGGTTTACGTCCTGCAGGATGAGGTCAGCGGTGAAGGTGCAGAGGGGGTCATTCTCCAGACCACTTCCGTGCAGGGGCGCGATTTCCGTGTGTCGGGCACAACGGAGGAATGGCGGGAGCACGTATCCCGCTACTGCACCGGCAACTCCCGCGTGGCATTTGCCGTCAGTCTGGCTTTTGCTGCACCCCTGTTACGGCTGGTTGGTATGGACGGCGGCGGCTACCACCTCAAGGGGGAATCGACGGACGGTAAGACCACCACCATGAAAGCGGCAACCTCCGTCTGCGGCGGGCCTGACTACTGGCAGACGTGGCGGGCAACCGGCAACGCGCTGGAGGGATGCGCCAGCCGCCGCAACGATGCCGCCATGATGCTCGATGAGATCCGGGAGGTGGACGGACGCGAAGCGGGCAATATCGCCTACATGCTGGCAAACGGTCAGGGCAAGGGCCGGGCCGGTACGGACGGTGAGCTGCGCACCCGTAAGCAGTGGCGGCTGCTGTTCTTTTCAACCGGCGAGCTGTCACTGACTGAACATGCGGCAAAAGCCGGAGAGCGTACTTTTGCCGGGATGGAAGTCAGGATGATCCAGATCCCCAGCGATTCCGGGAAGTTTGGCGTATTTGAGGAGCTGCACGGCTTCGACAGCGGCAAAGCGCTGGCGGAGCATCTTGAATGGGCCACGTCCAGTTACTACGGTTCGCCGTTCCGTGAGTGGCTGAAAGCCCTGACCGCTGATCTTAACGGGCTGACGGCACAGGCAAAGTCACTGATGAAGGAATATACCGCCGCCCTGACCCCGAAAGATGCGGGTAATCAGGTAGGCCGGGCTGTGAACCGCTTTGCACTGGTGGCGATGGCGGGCGAGCTGGCAACCCGGCTGGGTATCACCGGCTGGCCTGAGGGTGAAGCGCTGCGGGCAACCCGCGTCTGCCTGAACGCATGGCTGAAAGATCGTGGGCACACCGCCAATCAGGAAGATATTGCCGCACTGGAGCAGGTACGCAGCTTCTTTACCGCGAATCAGTACAGCCGCTTTGCTGACTGGCACGACGAGCGTAACCGCCCCGGCAATATGGTGGGCTGGCGCAGGGTGGAGAAAGGCAGTACCGCGCAGGGCACGGAAGCCGTCACCACGTTCTACGTCATGCCATCCGGCTGGAAAGAAATCTGCCGGGGATTTGACCCGCGCAAGGTGGCACGTCTGTGCGCGGATCGTGGATATCTGCTGCCCTCCACCGATGGCAAGCTGCAGACAAACATTCGCCCGCCAGAGATGAATCCCCGCAGGCTCTATGTCTTCAACAGCGAGGTTCCGGGTTAA
- a CDS encoding septation initiation protein, giving the protein MNNTAENNNLSTFPAVTQRALETLNTARSAWLEARRRQKAAADNIATIRQRRAEMEATTNALNEEWRTLFRESQGVVSKEMRKLRTEIALGRETLEDFDELLAAQECENALLPQEAAELAGKYIHAHDTLASIRAKQIWEDFMQAHGKALIQTLSLLKSTMGREASAVVGVVHSVNDPDTLLKEFIHKHITKPALTNAAMPEQDPVFKLAGVAPDYAARLDFSNQLSPAAIHKMKVRQERAEKEKSV; this is encoded by the coding sequence ATGAACAACACTGCAGAGAATAACAACCTTTCCACTTTTCCGGCTGTCACGCAGCGGGCGCTGGAAACCCTGAACACAGCCAGAAGCGCATGGCTTGAAGCACGTCGTCGGCAGAAAGCGGCAGCGGATAATATTGCAACTATCCGCCAGCGCCGGGCTGAAATGGAAGCCACGACGAACGCACTGAATGAGGAGTGGCGCACGCTGTTTCGTGAAAGTCAGGGCGTTGTCTCAAAGGAAATGAGAAAGCTGCGCACGGAAATTGCGCTGGGACGCGAAACGCTTGAGGATTTTGACGAGCTGCTGGCGGCTCAGGAATGCGAAAATGCACTTTTGCCGCAGGAGGCTGCGGAATTAGCCGGAAAGTATATCCACGCGCACGACACCCTTGCGAGTATTCGCGCAAAACAAATCTGGGAAGATTTTATGCAGGCGCATGGTAAGGCGCTAATCCAGACACTGAGCCTGCTCAAATCCACAATGGGCCGGGAAGCCAGCGCAGTTGTCGGTGTGGTGCATTCAGTTAATGATCCGGACACACTGCTGAAAGAGTTTATTCACAAACATATCACCAAACCGGCTCTTACTAACGCTGCGATGCCGGAACAGGACCCTGTGTTTAAACTGGCGGGCGTTGCGCCGGATTATGCGGCCCGTCTGGATTTCAGTAATCAACTCTCTCCGGCAGCCATTCATAAAATGAAGGTTCGTCAGGAACGGGCTGAGAAGGAGAAATCAGTATGA
- a CDS encoding phage polarity suppression protein, whose protein sequence is MTTRATPAQALTGFRNARILWAGHSESRKAVEQQIESLLTATEKPADYARQLELQRERLDVLKWQINCAARECIYSQHLLMEACTEDALSNFMQANGAALTSALAPFLKGRGGLEVASRMLRSALAHQLAITPPEIAGDYREILDESGVMPDPLMSRDCQRSYTPAQHLRFQQRLNDVNDIQE, encoded by the coding sequence ATGACGACCCGAGCCACTCCCGCCCAGGCGCTTACCGGTTTTCGAAATGCCCGTATTCTGTGGGCCGGACATAGTGAGAGCCGAAAAGCCGTTGAACAACAGATAGAATCTCTCCTCACTGCCACGGAAAAACCAGCAGATTATGCCCGACAGCTTGAGTTACAGCGGGAACGTCTGGATGTGCTGAAATGGCAAATTAACTGTGCTGCGCGTGAGTGTATTTACTCGCAGCATTTACTGATGGAAGCCTGCACAGAAGACGCTCTCAGCAATTTTATGCAGGCGAACGGAGCGGCTCTGACATCTGCGCTGGCTCCGTTTCTTAAGGGGCGCGGAGGGCTGGAAGTTGCGTCCCGTATGTTACGCAGTGCCCTGGCTCACCAGCTGGCAATAACCCCGCCTGAAATTGCCGGGGATTATCGTGAGATTCTGGATGAATCTGGTGTGATGCCAGACCCCCTGATGAGTCGTGATTGTCAGCGTTCTTATACCCCGGCACAACATCTTCGCTTTCAGCAACGCCTGAATGACGTTAACGATATACAGGAGTGA
- a CDS encoding ogr/Delta-like zinc finger family protein: MALKCPECGTVAHARTSAYEAPSVKRSWYQCQNLECSCTFTALESVDTIIMKPRRNEQESDQAQMPEKQQQTLNRYGSASKLSSRQQIPV; the protein is encoded by the coding sequence ATGGCACTTAAATGTCCCGAATGCGGCACGGTTGCACATGCCAGAACCTCCGCCTATGAAGCGCCGTCGGTTAAACGCTCATGGTATCAGTGTCAGAATCTGGAATGTTCCTGCACGTTTACGGCACTGGAGAGTGTGGATACGATAATTATGAAGCCCCGGCGCAATGAACAGGAATCAGACCAGGCACAAATGCCGGAAAAACAACAGCAAACGCTCAATCGCTATGGCTCCGCGTCAAAGCTGTCAAGCCGTCAGCAAATCCCTGTCTGA
- a CDS encoding phage tail assembly protein, giving the protein MSETVTAKNETTVVLDTPVKRGDTAITEIVLRKPQSGALRGLRLHAIMEMDVTAMMTVIPRISTPALTQQEMAELDPADLSALALEVVAFLLPKSVLSGSLPA; this is encoded by the coding sequence ATGAGCGAAACTGTTACCGCTAAAAATGAAACCACTGTTGTTCTGGATACGCCAGTTAAACGTGGTGACACAGCCATTACTGAAATCGTGTTGCGTAAACCACAGTCCGGGGCGCTGAGAGGCCTCCGCCTGCACGCTATTATGGAGATGGACGTTACCGCAATGATGACGGTGATCCCGCGTATCTCGACTCCGGCGCTGACCCAGCAGGAGATGGCGGAGCTGGACCCTGCCGATCTTTCAGCGCTGGCGCTGGAGGTTGTGGCTTTTTTGCTGCCGAAATCGGTGTTGTCGGGTTCCCTGCCAGCCTGA